The segment CGCAGCCGCTCGATCCACGTGGGCTGCTGGTGGCGCACGGCGTCCCAGACCTTCGCTTTGATCATCGAAGGGAACTCGAGCTCGTCGGCGCGCGCGGCGCGGCGCAGCGCCTCGCCGAGCGCCGCCTCCTCGTCGTACACGGCGTTGCAGCTCGCGCACGTCTCGAGGTGCGCAAACAGGGCAGCGTCCGCTTCCGGCGTCAGCGCGCCGTGCAGGTAGTCGATCAGGGTCTCGCGGTCGTAATGTGTCGTCATCGTTGTTCTTGTTGCGCCCGGGTCACCAGCCGACGGAGAAGAGCTCTGGCCCGATGGAGGCGAGAGCGAACCGTCCCGATCGAACACCCCATGATGTCCGCGATCTCTTGGTAACTGTACTCCTCGATATCGGCGAGAACCACAACCTGGCGCTGTTCCGGTGAGAGCTGGGCCAGCGCCTTCGCCAGCGGCTCCCCCAGTTGCCCCGCCACGTAGTCTTCGATCGGGTCGACGGCCAGGGGCCGCTGTCCGCCGTACTCCTGCGGGGCGTTGTCCTCCGGGATCTCCTCCTGGAAACGCCCTTTTCGCCGCCGAAGTTCATCCCGATACAAGTTCGTGACGATCCGGTAGATCCAGGAGAGGAACGAAGTGCCTGGTTGGAACGAGCGCCAGGCCCGGTAGACCCGGATGAAGGCGTCCTGCGTGAGGTCGCGGGCGTCCGCCTCGTTGCCGGTCAGCCGGTAC is part of the Candidatus Eremiobacterota bacterium genome and harbors:
- a CDS encoding sigma-70 family RNA polymerase sigma factor, which codes for MGVPRKPIEPPTAEASAFLEKAMDQYGKATYNFAYRLTGNEADARDLTQDAFIRVYRAWRSFQPGTSFLSWIYRIVTNLYRDELRRRKGRFQEEIPEDNAPQEYGGQRPLAVDPIEDYVAGQLGEPLAKALAQLSPEQRQVVVLADIEEYSYQEIADIMGCSIGTVRSRLHRARALLRRLVTRAQQEQR